One part of the Lotus japonicus ecotype B-129 chromosome 2, LjGifu_v1.2 genome encodes these proteins:
- the LOC130737647 gene encoding nudix hydrolase 25 → MEGLPQGYRPNVGVCLINSNDQIFVASRLNVPGAWQMPQGGIEDGEDPKSAAIRELREETGIVSAEIIAEVQNWLTYDFPPAVKAKVNRLWGGEWHGQAQKWFLMRLTKDDNEVNLANGEAETEFAEWKWTDPEEVIEQAVDYKRPTYEEVIRTFKPYLQGNSISAKCKSTKW, encoded by the exons ATGGAGGGTCTTCCTCAAGGTTACCGCCCCAACGTTGGTGTCTGTCTCATCAACTCTAATGATCAG ATTTTTGTGGCTTCTAGATTGAATGTTCCAGGAGCATGGCAAATGCCTCAG GGAGGAATTGAAGATGGTGAAGATCCCAAATCTGCTGCCATTCGGGAACTTCGAGAAGAAACTGGGATAGTATCTGCTGAGATAATTGCTGAG GTTCAGAATTGGTTGACATATGACTTCCCTCCTGCTGTGAAGGCTAAAGTAAATCGTCTGTGGGGAGGTGAATGGCATGGACAAGCACAAAAGTG GTTTCTCATGAGATTAACAAAAGATGACAACGAGGTCAACTTAGCAAATGGTGAAGCAGAAACAGAATTTGCAGAGTGGAAATGGACAGACCCTGAAGAAGTTATTGAGCAG GCAGTGGACTACAAGAGACCAACATATGAAGAGGTGATAAGAACCTTCAAGCCTTACCTTCAAGGGAATTCAATATCTGCCAAATGTAAATCTACTAAGTGGTGA